The DNA window AAATGAATCAAAACAACGCGAACAAATGATATTATTCTGCAGCACGCCGAGTGGTCACTGCAAGTACGTGCAATTGAAtgttgtcgtcgtcgtcgccgccgccgccgccgcggcggtccATGCGTGTCGTAGTCATCCTAGTTTACGACGCGGCAGTTCCTCCTGACCTCGCCGTTGGCGGCGGTCTTGACCTCGATGGCGGCCATCTTCACCATCGCCCTGGCGAACTTCCTCTCCCACCTCCCGCGGACGGCCGCGTTCTCGACCACCTTCCTGGCCGTCTCCGTGGACGTGAGCAGGGCCGCGTCGGATTTGAAGAGCACCTTGCGCCGCAGCACGTTATTGTAGTACTGGTTGTCGAGCCTGTTGGGGGTGAAGATGTCCTGCACCACCGTGGGGTCGTTGTTGAAGTTGGGGTTCGCCGGGCACCGCCTCCtgaggacggcggcgaggcctGCGTCCATGTCGGACGGCGGCGTGCCGATGCGGTCGGAGAAGGACGAGCAGTGGGAGCGCCCGATGGTGTGGGACCCCGAGAGCACGACGAGGTCGTCGACGTCGAGGCCCTTGGTCCGGAAGCTGTCGACGAGCTCGGAGAGGTtgaaggacggcggcggcaggaagGCGAGCGTCTCGTTCTCGAGCGAGACGCGGCCGTCGAGGCGGCCTCCCGGGAGCGTGTAGTTGACCTTGTGGTCGCTGAGGAAGAAGGCGGCGTCGCGGCCGGCGAACTGGACGACGTCGGCGCAGGAGACCTTGCCGGGGCAGACCCGCTCGAGCGCCGCCTTGGCCACGTCGATCACCTCGAAGCCGCGCAGGCTGGGGAAGTTGGGCGGGCCCAGCTTCTCCGGCCGCGGGTTCGCCGGCGTCGGGTCGAGCAGCACGGACGCGTCACAGCCCTGCAACGACAACAACAATGGCGGCCATTGTTAGCTACATGCAGGCAGCACGTACCATGGCATGGAAACTGAAGAGAAACACGTGCCTGGACGAAGCAGTCATGGAAGGCGAGACGGATGAGGCCGGCGCCGATGCCGGGGTTCTGGCGGATGGCCTTGCCGACGACTTTCCGGACGATGAACTCCGCCGGGGGGCACCGCCGGTTGTAGTAGCCGTACTTGAGCCCGTGGCTGGACGTCGCGGCCAGGAGCAGCACGCATGACACCAAGATCGCCGCCACTCTAGCCATCTCGGCCGTTTGCTCTGagaggctgctgctgctgctgctgctgctgcagggaGCTCGAGTGCTTCCCATCCTTTGCTCTGCACGTCTATTTGTACTGCACCCGGCCAGAAGCAGTCAGACGGACAGACAGGTCGGTTGGTCTCACGATTCTTTAATCCGGAGTGTGGCATGTTCTCTCCAGCCCGAGGATGCTTTTTCTGGACAAGAACATGTGCTTACATGCAGGAACAACTCAGCATCCGAGCGCTGACTCTGTGGTGGCTCATGTGGGCTTCTCAAATATAGACTAATGTATTTGCAATTGGTGAAGGATGTTCTCCTCTGCCACATTCCGGACAATAATTCCCGTCAGACAAGTCTGTTCCTTCTAGAGCATACCAAGTCTATAACACCCTCCACCTTATATACTCTCTCCATCCTGAAATATAAGGTATTGAAGTATTTAAAATTTATATCCAAACATAAAGCATCGTAGgatttttcataaatattaaagGCTCTTAGCTGCATAGTTACCTTTTCTATTCCTTCCTCCCCTGCTTAATCTTAGGAACAACTTTAATTATGATTGGTAAACGAAGAGCTCTCGGAGGGTACATGCATCTTTTATTCTCTCACTTAATTTATCTTAGAATTTCTAGAATTCCTTATATTATAGGACAGGGAAGTTTTATTTCACTCTTTCTAAAAGTATCGCATCATTCAAGAAGATACGAGTTGATGAATGAAACATGACCTCCAATGAGTAATTTCATTTCATGGTTTCATAGGCTAGctcaattcaaattttaacagATTTAGTAATCTTGCAAATAgcatactccctccatcctataAATAGTGCAATTCTAGTTTTTTTCAAGATAAATTAGTGGTGGCGTGAAAGGACTCTCATGCCCTCATTTGTTGGCTATATGCAGTTAGTGTTGGTACGCAAATCAAATCTGACCAGTAGACAGATAGTTGAGATCTAATTTCTAAAATTGCACTCTTTGTGGGATTTTTGTTCAAACATTACCATTGCATTTTTCATGGGACAGAAGGAGTACATCCAGTTTCATCATAATGAAAactccttccctctcttcttcatATTACCTTACCACATCATCATAGATGCTTATGTGACCGTATTTAATGTGCATGTCTCTGAAATTTGCATCAGGAATGGCCTAAGAGCCCATGTGGATCTAAGATGGGACCCACCTCCTAAATCGAAATGAAAAAAAAACCCTTCATCATATATGCACGCTgctccttcctgtgttcatgtGCTGCAGTAGAGCCAATGCCGACCCCATCACCTCATTCTCCATCCACAATGCAACTCATTAGAACGATGAGCACGACTCCTCCCACTTCTATGGTTCCGCCTTCCACTCCGGTGGATTTTTGCTACTCGGTGAGGCCAGGTCCGGTCCTAAGCTTTTTGGGCTAAATGCCCCCTTCAAAcctgttcttgttatgcatgagGTCGGAGTTAGGGCCTTAAGATCTCCTCTATTTCTCACTTCGTCTCAAGCCAAATTCTTTGAGTTGATTGGTCACATGCACATAAGCTCAACATCCATGTATGTGTCCATTTGGATAGGCAGAGCGAGGGCAGCTTCTTCCAAGGCCGGAGCCAATAAGGTCATGAACTATTTATTATATTGATGCCCGtttcccctgcctccctccaTTTGTTTATAATTTTAGGGCGTTTACAGTAGATAGAATCACCTATGTAAAAAAGATATGCCACGTAGGATTTTAGAGATTTTAAAGGCGTCGCGTCTACGGCTCGCTCATGTGGACATCTCATGTCGCACCGTTCTCCTAATTAGAGTATTTGCATGTTCAACGCGTACCTAGTGGACGATGGGTGATTGAGAGGTTCTGTTTTAAATAGGAAGTCGGACACACTTGGGACAATAATTCCCAACGGATAAGTGGGTCCTGCATCAAGGTCAAATCCGTTCGGTTGGTTGATCACATGCGTGCAAGCTCAGATCCATACACGTCCGATTGGACGGCCAGAGGGGCGGCTTCTTCCGAGGAGCCAGTTGGCCAGCTTGGTAGGAAGAAGCAGCATGGAGTCGAAATACATGCACGGCTACGGGCTACCTCACATGCTAAAATAGTTAATAAGCATTAGGGTGCAAAATTGGTGATTCTTGGTGCACCTCCAACCCtttttaattcaaatatttATACTGCTAATGAGGTCCTATATTTTGGAGAAGTAGTAAAAATATTTAAACTATGAAGGTGCAACCGAGGATCATTAATTCACACCCCTAATAAGCATCCATCTCTACTCAATTCACTTTTAGTATCACACTAATACATGTAGTGTAAAGTAGTGTGACTCAAATCATgtttatgcaaatatttatgcatactccctccgtcctgtAATATAAGATATTCTAGCAATTCTAAGATATATTAAGGGAGAGAACAAAAGATGCATTACCTTCTGAAAGATCTTTGTTTACCTGCCATAATTAAAGTTTTTCCTAAAATTAAGCAAGGAGGAAGCAGTAGAAAAGGTAACCATGCAGCTAAAAGCTAAGAAAAATTAAACATTTCCTTTAATACTTATCCAAAAGTTCTAAAATATCTTGCTTTGGGTAATTTTTGAACCCTCTAATGCCTTACATTTTAGGACCGGGGTAGTAAGAGATACATAATGACCTAACTGATTTCAGTAAATACAAAATCTAAAGTAGGATAGAGATGGGAAAATTTTGATTGATATTAATTTTTGCTTGAAATTTTTCGCGCTAAATTTCTATATTTTTGTCCTCAAAATTTTGGCCCCAAAGTTTGCTGTTTCATTTCTTCCTACACTTTATTGTTTCAATATTTCTGAATTAAtgttttttctgattttttgtTTCAAATTTTTTATATAAAGTTGTTATATATTTCTTTGTATATATTTATTATATATTGTTAcataattatttttattttcattCGGTAATTGGGTAGGTAGGGGTTTGGAAGAGATAACCGTGCCACGTGGAAGGGAATGATGGAACTACGAAAGGAGAAATGGGAAAGGAGTGAAAGACAGGTTGTCTGGAACTGACAAGTGGCAGGCTTCCCAAGTCACAATAGTAGATTAACACTTTATTTAAAGGTGTTTGGATATAGGGACTAATTTTAGTTCGGGTCACATCAAATGTTTGGATCAGATATTTGGATGCCAATTAGGAGAATTAAATGTGAGCTAaatataaaactaattgtataaatagAACTAATTCACatgacgaatctattaaacttaattaatccatcatttgCATATGTTTATTGTAGCACGACGTTGctaaattatgaactaattaggcttaatggattcatctcacgaattagtctccatttatgcagttgattttataattaacctatatttaatatttctaattggCATAATATTTCTAATTGTCATCCAAACATCCGATATAACGTGAATAAACTTTAGTCGGGAAACAAACGTGGGAAACTTTACCAGAGCTCCCCACAAGATGATTGGTCCTAGGATTTCTTACCTGTACTACTATTTCCCACAGTTTTTACGAATGAGCATTTTCCCTCATGGCCTCCTCTCCCACTCACAAACGCTTACTATGACAGCTCCAAGTAGTCTTGAAGAAGGCCAGAGTCTCAAGATAAC is part of the Panicum hallii strain FIL2 chromosome 2, PHallii_v3.1, whole genome shotgun sequence genome and encodes:
- the LOC112881863 gene encoding peroxidase 2-like, translating into MARVAAILVSCVLLLAATSSHGLKYGYYNRRCPPAEFIVRKVVGKAIRQNPGIGAGLIRLAFHDCFVQGCDASVLLDPTPANPRPEKLGPPNFPSLRGFEVIDVAKAALERVCPGKVSCADVVQFAGRDAAFFLSDHKVNYTLPGGRLDGRVSLENETLAFLPPPSFNLSELVDSFRTKGLDVDDLVVLSGSHTIGRSHCSSFSDRIGTPPSDMDAGLAAVLRRRCPANPNFNNDPTVVQDIFTPNRLDNQYYNNVLRRKVLFKSDAALLTSTETARKVVENAAVRGRWERKFARAMVKMAAIEVKTAANGEVRRNCRVVN